One window of the Endomicrobium proavitum genome contains the following:
- a CDS encoding prephenate dehydrogenase, which produces MNKKIEVTIIGLGQIGASLGLALKKRAAKRYNVTGVARRKEVLKTALKIGAVDIASLSFDIAKTADIIVVCTPVDTISEIYKKLLSIVKANAIITDVGSIKTFARKEIPKSKTAAFVGGHPMAGKENNGIQSADANMFAGAKFIMTGNNAKTVENKVANMWKSAGAKIIKMDASAHDGLVALTSHLPHVIAFSLNKVYKDVKKKNKNIDLLAAGSFKSATRVANSSANMWAPVLSANNKNVIKHLDAFIKELNAFKKILKNKNKTKRKILQTQK; this is translated from the coding sequence TTGAATAAAAAAATAGAAGTAACAATTATAGGGCTTGGGCAGATAGGCGCTTCTTTGGGGCTTGCTTTAAAGAAGCGCGCTGCCAAGCGCTATAATGTAACGGGCGTCGCCCGACGTAAAGAAGTTTTGAAAACCGCTCTCAAAATAGGCGCCGTGGACATTGCGTCGTTATCTTTTGACATTGCAAAAACCGCCGATATTATTGTTGTGTGCACTCCGGTAGATACAATCAGCGAAATCTATAAAAAATTATTATCCATAGTAAAAGCAAATGCAATTATTACGGATGTCGGCAGCATAAAAACATTTGCCCGAAAAGAAATTCCAAAATCTAAAACAGCCGCATTTGTCGGCGGACACCCGATGGCGGGAAAAGAAAATAACGGCATACAATCCGCGGATGCAAATATGTTTGCGGGAGCAAAATTTATAATGACCGGCAATAACGCTAAAACAGTTGAAAATAAAGTCGCAAATATGTGGAAATCGGCGGGAGCCAAAATAATAAAAATGGACGCCTCGGCGCACGACGGGCTGGTTGCGCTTACAAGCCATTTGCCGCACGTTATAGCGTTTTCGTTAAATAAAGTTTACAAAGATGTTAAGAAAAAAAATAAAAATATAGATTTGCTTGCGGCGGGGTCTTTTAAAAGCGCGACAAGAGTTGCAAATTCAAGCGCAAATATGTGGGCTCCCGTTTTGTCGGCAAATAATAAAAACGTAATTAAACATTTAGACGCTTTTATAAAAGAGCTAAATGCTTTCAAAAAAATTTTAAAAAATAAAAATAAAACAAAGCGGAAAATATTGCAAACGCAAAAGTAA